ACCAGAATTGAATCCAAAACCAACGTTCCCGCCCAAAAACCAAACAGGTTTGGAGATTTTGTCTCCCAGAGAAAGGCAAATATTAGAACTCATCATCGAAGGGGATTCGCCCCAACAAATTGCCCAGCTCTTTGGGACAACTATTGGAACTGTCAGGCAACAAATCAAAACGATCTATAAAAAACTCCAAGTCAATACAAGAGTCCAAATGTTAAAAAAGGCTCGTCTGTTTGGTATCTTTTGAATCAAACAGGAATGGATGATTTTATACCATTTGGTAGATAGACGAAGCCGAAAAAATACCGTATACTTTCCTTCCATTGGAATTGCAAAAGAAAGAAACAAGTCCAAAAGACCAATTGAATCCCTATCTTGGGAATGGCTTACGGATACTCTTTTGGTTAGGAGTGTATTGTTTGGTTTTATTTTTACTCAACTTCAAACACTAGTCCCAAACCTGATACGTTTGGAATGTTTTCCATCGGTGATCCGAAAATCCCATAGAATTTTCCTTTAAATGAATGACAACCTTTACGCGCACCATCGTGTCAAAAACACGGTGGTGTTTTTTTATTTCCCCAGAAGGGATTTGATTTCTTTTAAGAGAGTGGATTTTCCAGACATCAGTTTTGATTCTGAATTTTGGATGGCTTCCATTTTCCCTTCGGTAGAAAAAAACTGTTCGAGAACTGCTTCCCTTAAGGTTTCTTCAAACCATGTTTTGGTTTGGTCCTCTCTATTTTTCGCATAATATCCGTTTGTATTCGTAGTAGTGATATAATCCAAAACCAGATTCCAAATTTCGTCGATCCCTTTGCCACCAAGTCCACTGCAAGTGGTGGCCCTTGGTGTCCATTTGGATTCGGGGGCAGGGAAAAGATGGAGGGCTGATTCGTATTCGGCTCTTGCTCGAGTCGCATACGCTTCGTTTGGTCCATCGGCTTTATTGATGGCAATTAGGTCTGCCATCTCCATGATGCCTCGTTTGATCCCTTGGAGTTCGTCTCCAGCACCCGCAAGCATGAGTAACAAAAAGAAGTCCACCATAGAATGGACTTGGGTTTCTGATTGTCCCACACCCACGGTTTCAATGATGATGGTATCAAATCCTGCCGCTTCACAAAGATACATACTCTCCCGAGTTTTACGTGCCACGCCACCAAGCGAACCACTGCTAGGTGATGGTCGAATGAAGGCATTTTCTGATTTGGATAAAATTTCCATCCTTGTTTTGTCCCCGAGGATGG
This Leptospira biflexa serovar Patoc strain 'Patoc 1 (Paris)' DNA region includes the following protein-coding sequences:
- the meaB gene encoding methylmalonyl Co-A mutase-associated GTPase MeaB; its protein translation is MEPPNKEDQTEKDQDKRTETKSALSVNPGVADAPAISPYIRDQRKSLSKKEVPAESLAEGILSGNRTALSKAITLVESNLEAHNDKAQAILELVMPKVGNSIRIGITGVPGVGKSTFIESFGSFILEQNRKLAVLAIDPSSQRTRGSILGDKTRMEILSKSENAFIRPSPSSGSLGGVARKTRESMYLCEAAGFDTIIIETVGVGQSETQVHSMVDFFLLLMLAGAGDELQGIKRGIMEMADLIAINKADGPNEAYATRARAEYESALHLFPAPESKWTPRATTCSGLGGKGIDEIWNLVLDYITTTNTNGYYAKNREDQTKTWFEETLREAVLEQFFSTEGKMEAIQNSESKLMSGKSTLLKEIKSLLGK